One window from the genome of Erwinia sorbitola encodes:
- the rutR gene encoding HTH-type transcriptional regulator RutR: MDHGVTVNSTDKLPAKAPTRRARAVAAKRSAILSAALEFFSQYGIHGTSLDRVAERADVSKTNLLYYFPSKEELYIAVLKDLLDVWLAPLRALRHDQHPLEAIRDYIRLKLEVSRDHPQASRLFCMEMLQGAPLLKAELAGDLRHLVEDKAAVIEAWVQQGKLATIQPDHLIFMLWATTQHYADFATQVEAITGQTLNDEHFFNQTVENVQRMVIEGIRVR, encoded by the coding sequence ATGGATCATGGAGTCACGGTGAATTCTACTGATAAGTTACCGGCCAAAGCCCCGACGCGCCGTGCCCGCGCAGTGGCAGCAAAACGTTCCGCTATCCTCTCTGCGGCGCTGGAATTTTTCTCGCAATATGGTATTCACGGCACCAGCCTGGACAGAGTGGCAGAGCGTGCTGACGTATCAAAAACCAATCTGTTGTACTACTTCCCTTCAAAAGAAGAGCTTTATATTGCGGTACTGAAAGACCTGCTGGATGTCTGGCTGGCACCGTTGCGTGCTCTGCGCCACGATCAGCATCCGCTGGAGGCGATACGTGACTATATTCGGCTTAAACTGGAAGTTTCCCGCGATCACCCTCAGGCTTCGCGCCTGTTCTGCATGGAGATGCTACAGGGCGCGCCGTTGTTAAAAGCAGAACTGGCGGGAGATTTACGCCATCTGGTTGAAGATAAGGCCGCAGTAATTGAGGCCTGGGTACAGCAGGGCAAGCTGGCTACTATTCAGCCAGACCATCTGATTTTTATGCTGTGGGCCACCACCCAGCACTATGCGGATTTTGCCACTCAGGTGGAGGCGATTACCGGGCAAACCCTGAATGATGAGCACTTCTTCAATCAGACGGTAGAAAACGTGCAGCGCATGGTGATTGAGGGTATCCGCGTACGCTAG
- a CDS encoding GlpM family protein: protein MGLLFKALLGAAVVVLIGLLSKTRHYYLAGLIPLFPTFALIAHYIVGSERGIDALRTTIIFGMWAIVPYFVYLLALWYFIAMMRLPLALLAAVLCWGVAAWVLITLWSKWHGQ, encoded by the coding sequence ATGGGCTTACTTTTCAAAGCACTACTTGGGGCGGCAGTAGTCGTGTTAATCGGGCTGCTGTCGAAGACCCGTCACTACTATCTTGCCGGACTGATTCCGCTGTTTCCCACCTTCGCACTGATAGCCCATTATATTGTGGGTAGCGAGCGCGGCATTGATGCGCTGCGAACAACGATTATCTTCGGCATGTGGGCTATTGTGCCCTACTTCGTTTATCTGCTGGCACTCTGGTATTTTATTGCGATGATGCGGCTGCCGCTGGCTCTGCTGGCAGCCGTCTTGTGTTGGGGCGTGGCAGCGTGGGTGTTGATTACGCTGTGGTCAAAATGGCATGGACAATAA
- the pgsA gene encoding CDP-diacylglycerol--glycerol-3-phosphate 3-phosphatidyltransferase yields MPFNIPTLLTLFRVVLIPFFVLAFYLPFQWAPLACALIFIFAAVTDWFDGYLARRWKQTTQFGAFLDPVADKVMVAIALVLVAEHFHAWWITLPAATMIAREIIISALREWMAEIGKRSSVAVSWIGKVKTTAQMMALFALLWRPNSLVEGIGVAALYIAAALTFWSMFQYLSAARSDLLDR; encoded by the coding sequence ATGCCATTTAATATTCCGACCCTACTTACCCTGTTTCGTGTGGTATTAATCCCGTTCTTTGTGTTGGCTTTTTATCTGCCATTTCAATGGGCTCCGCTGGCGTGTGCGCTGATTTTCATCTTTGCTGCCGTTACTGACTGGTTCGATGGCTATCTCGCGCGTCGCTGGAAACAGACCACCCAGTTTGGGGCGTTCCTCGACCCGGTAGCCGATAAAGTGATGGTCGCGATAGCGCTGGTGCTGGTTGCCGAGCATTTCCATGCATGGTGGATAACACTGCCTGCCGCCACGATGATTGCCCGTGAAATTATCATCTCTGCCCTGCGTGAGTGGATGGCTGAAATCGGCAAGCGCAGCAGCGTAGCTGTCTCGTGGATTGGCAAAGTAAAAACTACAGCGCAGATGATGGCGTTGTTTGCACTGTTGTGGCGTCCGAACAGCCTTGTCGAAGGTATTGGTGTTGCTGCCCTGTACATTGCAGCGGCGTTAACCTTCTGGTCAATGTTCCAGTATTTAAGCGCTGCGCGTAGTGATCTGCTCGATCGGTGA
- the uvrC gene encoding excinuclease ABC subunit UvrC: MNDQFDAKYFLKTVTSQPGVYRMYDAGGTVIYVGKAKDLKKRLSSYFRGNLASRKTEALVALICQIDVTVTHTETEALLLEHNYIKLYQPRYNVLLRDDKSYPYIFLSADTHPRLASHRGAKHAKGEYFGPFPNGYAVRETLSLLQKVFPVRQCENSVYRNRSRPCLQYQIGRCLGPCVAGLVSEEEYARQIDYVRLFLSGKDDQVLNQLVTRMEQASQDMRFEEAARLRDQIQAVRRVTEKQFVSNQGDDLDVIGVAYDSGMACLHVLFIRQGKVLGSRSYFPKVPGGTELAEVVQTFVGQFYLQGSQARTLPADILLDFTLPEKDLLADSLTELAGRRIAIQSKPRGDRARYLKLARTNAATALVTRLAQHSTIHQRLKALAETLKLPAIRRMECFDISHTMGEQTVASCVVFDANGPLRSEYRRYNITGITPGDDYAAMNQVLRRRYGKAIEESKIPDVILIDGGKGQLSQAKDVFATLDVPWDKNHPLLLGVAKGTDRKAGLETLFLEPEGEGFSLPPDSPALHVIQHIRDDSHNHAITGHRNKRAKVKNTSALETIEGIGPKRRQMLLKYMGGLQPLMNASMEEIASVPGISHALAEKIFHALKH, from the coding sequence GTGAATGATCAGTTTGATGCAAAGTATTTTCTGAAAACCGTTACCAGCCAGCCCGGCGTATACCGGATGTATGATGCTGGTGGCACGGTTATCTACGTTGGCAAAGCCAAAGATCTCAAAAAACGTCTTTCAAGCTATTTTCGCGGCAACCTGGCCAGCCGTAAGACTGAAGCGCTGGTAGCGTTGATATGCCAGATTGACGTTACGGTGACCCATACGGAAACCGAAGCGCTGCTGCTTGAACACAACTACATCAAACTTTATCAGCCACGTTACAACGTGCTGCTGCGTGACGATAAATCCTATCCTTACATCTTCCTGAGCGCGGATACCCATCCGCGCCTTGCCAGCCATCGCGGCGCTAAACATGCGAAAGGGGAGTATTTTGGCCCTTTTCCCAATGGTTATGCGGTGCGTGAAACACTGTCTCTGCTGCAAAAAGTTTTCCCGGTACGCCAGTGCGAAAACAGTGTCTACCGCAACCGATCGCGTCCGTGCCTTCAATACCAGATTGGCCGCTGTCTGGGGCCTTGCGTTGCAGGGCTGGTATCAGAAGAGGAGTATGCGCGGCAGATTGATTACGTGCGGCTGTTTCTCTCCGGTAAAGACGACCAGGTACTCAACCAGCTGGTGACCCGCATGGAGCAAGCGAGCCAGGATATGCGCTTTGAGGAAGCAGCACGCCTGCGCGATCAGATTCAGGCAGTACGGCGCGTTACTGAAAAACAGTTTGTCTCCAATCAGGGGGATGATCTTGATGTCATCGGCGTGGCGTATGACTCCGGAATGGCCTGCCTGCACGTGCTGTTTATTCGACAGGGAAAAGTGCTCGGGAGCCGCAGCTATTTTCCCAAGGTGCCCGGTGGTACGGAACTTGCGGAAGTGGTGCAGACTTTTGTCGGACAGTTCTATTTGCAGGGCAGCCAGGCGCGCACGCTGCCCGCTGATATCTTGCTGGACTTCACTCTGCCTGAAAAAGATCTGCTGGCTGACTCACTGACAGAGCTCGCAGGGCGACGCATAGCCATTCAAAGCAAGCCACGCGGCGATCGTGCCCGTTATCTCAAACTGGCGCGTACGAATGCCGCTACGGCGCTGGTGACGCGTCTTGCGCAGCATTCAACTATCCATCAACGGCTGAAGGCTCTTGCCGAAACGCTAAAATTACCTGCCATACGCCGTATGGAATGTTTTGATATCAGCCATACGATGGGTGAGCAGACAGTTGCATCCTGCGTGGTATTTGACGCCAACGGGCCTTTGCGCAGTGAATATCGCCGCTACAATATTACCGGTATTACACCGGGCGATGACTATGCTGCAATGAATCAGGTATTACGCCGTCGCTATGGCAAAGCCATTGAAGAGAGCAAAATTCCGGACGTGATTCTGATCGACGGCGGCAAAGGGCAGCTTTCGCAGGCAAAAGATGTTTTTGCCACACTGGATGTCCCCTGGGATAAAAATCATCCTCTGCTGCTGGGCGTGGCAAAAGGCACCGACCGTAAGGCCGGGCTGGAAACGCTGTTCCTGGAGCCGGAAGGTGAGGGGTTCTCGTTGCCACCTGACTCACCGGCGCTGCATGTTATCCAGCATATTCGTGATGATTCTCACAATCATGCAATTACAGGTCACAGAAATAAACGGGCAAAAGTGAAGAATACCAGTGCACTGGAAACCATCGAAGGGATTGGCCCAAAACGGCGTCAGATGCTGCTCAAGTACATGGGGGGCCTGCAACCGCTAATGAATGCCTCTATGGAAGAAATCGCCAGCGTTCCTGGGATTTCACACGCGCTGGCAGAAAAAATCTTCCATGCGCTGAAACACTAA
- a CDS encoding DUF2594 family protein, whose amino-acid sequence MSETDFSTSEEVQALANEVTCMKALVTLMLKGMGQADAGKVIINMERYIAKLEDQQQAEVFSNTIKQIKHAYRQ is encoded by the coding sequence ATGAGCGAGACTGACTTTTCAACCAGCGAGGAAGTGCAGGCATTAGCTAACGAAGTGACGTGTATGAAAGCGCTTGTCACACTAATGCTAAAAGGCATGGGCCAGGCGGATGCCGGTAAAGTCATCATCAATATGGAGCGTTATATCGCCAAACTGGAAGACCAGCAGCAGGCGGAAGTGTTTAGCAATACCATTAAACAGATCAAACACGCCTATCGTCAGTAG
- the uvrY gene encoding UvrY/SirA/GacA family response regulator transcription factor, protein MITVFLVDDHELVRAGIRRILEDIKGIQVVGEANCGEEAVKWCRGNSADVVLMDMNMPGIGGLEATRKIIRYTPDCKIIMLTIHTENPLPAKVMQAGASGYLSKGAAPQEVISAIRSVNAGQRYIASDIAQQMALSQIEPQNAESPFNSLSERELQIMLMITKGQKVTEISEQLNLSPKTVNSYRYRMFSKLNISGDVELTHLAIRHGLFSAEPLISSE, encoded by the coding sequence TTGATAACCGTTTTTCTTGTTGATGACCACGAGCTGGTACGCGCAGGTATTCGTCGCATCCTGGAAGATATCAAAGGTATCCAGGTTGTCGGGGAAGCGAACTGCGGCGAAGAGGCAGTTAAGTGGTGTCGTGGTAACAGCGCTGACGTTGTGCTGATGGATATGAACATGCCGGGAATTGGTGGGCTTGAAGCAACGCGTAAAATTATCCGTTACACGCCGGACTGCAAAATTATCATGCTGACCATCCATACGGAGAACCCGCTGCCAGCGAAAGTCATGCAGGCCGGGGCTTCTGGCTATCTCAGTAAAGGCGCAGCGCCTCAGGAAGTCATCAGCGCCATTCGCTCGGTGAATGCCGGTCAGCGCTATATCGCATCAGACATCGCTCAACAGATGGCGTTAAGCCAGATTGAGCCGCAAAATGCTGAATCGCCGTTCAACAGTTTGTCGGAACGCGAATTGCAGATTATGCTGATGATTACTAAAGGTCAGAAAGTGACGGAAATTTCCGAGCAGCTGAACCTGAGTCCTAAAACCGTTAACAGCTATCGTTACCGTATGTTTAGCAAGCTAAATATCAGTGGTGACGTAGAGTTAACGCATCTGGCCATTCGTCATGGCCTGTTCAGTGCGGAGCCGTTAATCAGTAGTGAATGA
- the tssC gene encoding type VI secretion system contractile sheath large subunit — translation MSLPEENTVLAAEPVSSTSLLDEIMSQTRMTPGNDGYDIAKQGVAAFITSILDTGTQEEPINKPLVDSMIIQLDKKLSAQMDEILHAPKFREIESSWRSLKLLVDRTDFRENIKISIMHATKDELLEDFEFSPEIIQSGFYKHVYSSGYGQFGGEPVAAIIGNYAFSNTSPDMKLLQYVSAVGAMAHAPFLSSVAPDFFGINSFTEFPAIKDMKSVFEGPAHTKWRSLRESEDSRYLGLTTPRFLLRLPYSAVENPIKNFNYYEDVSKNHEHFLWGNTAFLLASCLTDSFAQYRWCPNIIGPQSGGAVHDLPVHLYEAMGQIQAKIPTEVLITDRREFELAEEGFITLTMRKGSDNAAFFSANSVQKPKVFPNTREGKMAETNYKLGTQLPYMFIINRLAHYIKVLQREQIGSWKERQDLETELNNWLKQYIADQENPPTDVRSRRPLRSAQIKVLDVEGDPGWYQVAMQVRPHFKYMGASFELSLVGRLDKE, via the coding sequence ATGTCTTTACCTGAAGAAAATACTGTTTTAGCAGCTGAACCTGTCAGTTCGACATCACTGCTTGATGAAATAATGTCTCAGACGCGTATGACGCCGGGCAATGATGGTTATGACATCGCTAAACAGGGAGTCGCCGCCTTTATTACCAGCATTCTGGATACCGGAACTCAAGAGGAACCGATAAACAAGCCGCTGGTTGATAGTATGATCATTCAGTTGGATAAAAAACTCAGTGCTCAAATGGATGAGATCCTGCACGCACCAAAGTTTCGTGAGATTGAGTCATCCTGGCGGTCGTTAAAACTGCTGGTAGACCGTACAGATTTTCGCGAAAACATCAAAATCAGTATTATGCATGCGACGAAAGATGAGCTGCTGGAAGATTTTGAATTCTCGCCAGAAATTATTCAGTCAGGCTTCTATAAACACGTTTATTCATCAGGGTACGGACAGTTTGGCGGTGAACCCGTTGCGGCAATAATCGGTAATTATGCCTTCAGCAATACCTCTCCCGATATGAAACTGTTGCAGTATGTCAGCGCCGTGGGTGCAATGGCCCATGCGCCATTCCTTTCCAGTGTTGCACCAGACTTCTTTGGTATTAACAGTTTTACTGAGTTCCCGGCAATAAAAGATATGAAATCAGTCTTTGAAGGGCCTGCCCATACCAAATGGCGTTCACTGCGTGAGTCTGAAGATTCCCGTTATCTTGGGCTGACAACCCCCCGTTTTCTGCTGCGCCTTCCTTACTCTGCGGTTGAAAACCCGATTAAAAACTTCAATTATTATGAAGACGTCAGCAAAAATCATGAGCATTTCCTGTGGGGTAACACAGCCTTCCTGCTGGCTTCATGCCTGACTGACAGTTTCGCCCAATATCGCTGGTGCCCGAATATCATTGGCCCACAAAGTGGTGGCGCAGTTCACGATTTACCGGTGCATCTGTATGAGGCAATGGGGCAAATACAGGCCAAAATCCCGACAGAAGTATTAATCACCGACCGACGCGAATTTGAACTGGCTGAGGAGGGCTTTATTACCCTGACAATGCGCAAAGGCAGCGATAACGCCGCATTCTTTTCCGCTAACTCGGTGCAAAAACCAAAAGTTTTCCCCAATACGCGTGAGGGGAAAATGGCAGAAACAAACTATAAGCTTGGAACGCAGCTTCCTTACATGTTCATCATCAATCGCCTGGCACACTACATCAAAGTATTGCAGCGAGAACAGATTGGTTCCTGGAAAGAGCGTCAGGATTTAGAGACAGAACTTAATAACTGGCTCAAACAGTACATTGCCGATCAGGAAAATCCACCGACTGATGTACGAAGCCGTCGTCCACTGCGTTCA
- the tssB gene encoding type VI secretion system contractile sheath small subunit — protein MSKKDRSSVAPKERINIKYVPNTLGQVAEVELPLNLLVVGDLNGARDDTPIEERQPVSINKNNFNSVLNEAHINLSFTVPNRLEEGADEDLPVTMAIESLNDFSPDQVAKKVPELKKLLELREALVALKGPLGNIPAFRSRLQELLSNEAVREQLLKELEMINPK, from the coding sequence ATGAGTAAAAAGGACAGAAGTAGTGTTGCACCAAAAGAGAGAATCAATATCAAATACGTGCCGAATACACTGGGGCAGGTGGCCGAGGTGGAGCTGCCGCTCAATCTGTTAGTCGTCGGCGATCTCAACGGTGCCCGTGACGATACGCCTATTGAAGAGCGTCAGCCAGTCTCCATCAATAAAAACAATTTTAACTCAGTACTGAATGAAGCACATATCAATCTTTCTTTCACTGTGCCTAACCGTCTGGAAGAGGGCGCTGATGAAGATCTGCCGGTGACAATGGCAATTGAATCACTTAATGATTTTTCCCCAGATCAGGTTGCCAAAAAAGTTCCTGAATTAAAAAAACTTCTCGAGCTGCGTGAAGCACTGGTGGCATTAAAAGGCCCTCTGGGGAACATTCCTGCATTTCGTTCACGCCTGCAAGAGTTACTGAGCAACGAAGCGGTACGCGAGCAGTTACTGAAAGAGCTGGAGATGATCAACCCCAAATAA
- a CDS encoding acyl-homoserine-lactone synthase, with protein MKIIQTKLKDMPSSLLAELGSYRYSVFARGEGWSIPSRLSTPGQEYDRYDRSDVIWLIAWTAQHGICGCARLMAWQDPDSGHTTADHSSNGINNVNGSSASDASDTVWEMSRFSARLEIDEELPLNILWHAVQLAEQSGIKYLYSAATPMLEQMFEQHQVNYHPLTPGVIQSEDNLFAVKIPVTQLKLAEKFHGARRFRPEEVLPTLGVSVPWGTRGR; from the coding sequence ATGAAGATTATCCAAACTAAGCTGAAGGACATGCCGTCATCGTTATTGGCAGAATTAGGAAGTTATCGTTACAGCGTCTTCGCCAGAGGTGAAGGTTGGTCTATTCCGTCACGTCTTAGTACGCCAGGCCAGGAGTACGATCGCTACGATCGTTCCGATGTTATCTGGCTGATTGCCTGGACGGCGCAGCATGGAATCTGTGGCTGTGCCCGCTTAATGGCATGGCAGGATCCCGACAGCGGCCATACAACAGCAGATCATAGCAGTAACGGCATCAACAATGTTAATGGCAGTAGCGCAAGTGATGCCAGTGATACTGTCTGGGAAATGTCGCGTTTTTCCGCCCGACTGGAAATTGATGAGGAGCTGCCGCTTAACATCTTATGGCACGCGGTGCAGCTGGCAGAGCAATCCGGCATAAAGTATCTGTACAGTGCGGCGACGCCGATGCTGGAGCAGATGTTTGAGCAACATCAGGTGAACTACCATCCGCTAACGCCGGGAGTTATTCAGTCGGAAGATAACCTGTTCGCGGTAAAAATTCCGGTTACCCAGCTAAAACTTGCTGAAAAGTTCCATGGCGCACGACGCTTCCGGCCTGAAGAGGTTCTCCCTACGCTCGGAGTCTCTGTTCCCTGGGGGACACGCGGACGCTAA
- the sdiA gene encoding transcriptional regulator SdiA: MTSENYFSWRSEIQLAFRKGSEVAHITRIIEQQARELEFDFYALFIRHPVPFTRPKTFFYSNYPQKWIDYYLRKDFMQLDPVLKNCNQPGMIWLWEGDATSAGQRVFDAARTHGIYHGVSCSVMAKNRAVGILSFSSGNPSKMIALTTEFELKLQYISDLSMAALIEINDISMLSTRLELSERELEILKWTAEGKTSAEISLILSISENTVNFHQKNMQKRFNAPNKTQIASYAAAIGLI, translated from the coding sequence ATGACATCTGAGAACTATTTCAGTTGGCGAAGCGAGATACAATTGGCTTTTCGTAAGGGAAGCGAAGTCGCTCATATTACCAGGATAATTGAGCAGCAGGCACGGGAGTTAGAATTCGATTTTTATGCACTGTTTATACGTCATCCAGTGCCTTTTACCCGGCCTAAAACTTTTTTTTACAGCAATTACCCGCAAAAGTGGATTGATTATTATTTACGTAAAGACTTTATGCAGCTGGATCCGGTACTAAAAAACTGTAACCAGCCGGGCATGATTTGGCTGTGGGAAGGGGATGCCACTTCCGCTGGCCAGCGTGTTTTTGACGCTGCCCGCACCCATGGCATTTATCATGGGGTTTCTTGTTCGGTGATGGCTAAAAACAGAGCCGTGGGAATCCTATCATTTTCGTCGGGCAATCCATCTAAAATGATAGCATTAACCACTGAATTTGAACTAAAACTCCAGTATATTTCGGATCTGTCGATGGCAGCTTTGATCGAGATAAATGATATTTCGATGCTATCAACACGACTGGAGCTCAGTGAAAGAGAGCTGGAAATTCTCAAATGGACGGCAGAGGGGAAGACATCAGCAGAAATATCACTGATTCTTTCCATCTCGGAAAATACGGTCAATTTTCACCAAAAAAATATGCAAAAACGATTTAATGCACCAAACAAAACGCAAATTGCCTCTTACGCCGCAGCAATCGGTTTAATCTGA
- a CDS encoding metal-dependent hydrolase has protein sequence MDSVSQLVLGASVAVAVMGRKVPVWQAAAVGAVCGTLPDLDVFIDHGDAIRNMTLHRTESHALFWLTLISPVLAWLCGRITRQPHIFGRWWWAVWLALITHPLLDLTTVYGTQLALPFTDRPFAIGSMFIIDPLYTLPLLAGLVAVLVWRNTHGRRWNMLGLSLSCLYLVWSMVAQAWVTQEVKQQLAQQHIKAERLLVTPTAFNTLQWRVVAITAEEYQEGFWSLLSQDKPLVLTAHDNGRALYQQFRDNWYVQRMAWFSGGFYAMKRVGDHITITDLRMGEEPDYNFTFDLGPEPLKNGPYKPERLPVQRLPLGQALHKLWSRF, from the coding sequence ATGGATTCCGTTTCACAACTTGTTCTCGGAGCATCGGTCGCGGTGGCCGTAATGGGGCGTAAAGTCCCGGTTTGGCAGGCGGCAGCAGTGGGGGCTGTCTGCGGGACATTGCCCGATCTTGATGTTTTTATCGACCATGGCGATGCTATTCGCAATATGACCCTGCATCGCACCGAGAGCCACGCGTTGTTCTGGCTGACGCTGATTTCCCCTGTGCTGGCGTGGCTATGCGGCAGAATCACCCGTCAGCCGCACATTTTTGGTCGCTGGTGGTGGGCGGTATGGCTGGCGCTCATTACCCATCCGCTCCTTGATCTGACCACGGTGTACGGTACCCAGCTGGCGCTGCCGTTTACCGATCGGCCCTTCGCCATTGGCAGCATGTTTATTATTGATCCGCTCTACACACTGCCGCTGCTGGCCGGGCTGGTGGCGGTGCTGGTGTGGAGAAATACGCATGGACGACGCTGGAATATGCTGGGTTTAAGCCTGAGCTGTCTGTATCTGGTGTGGAGTATGGTCGCACAGGCCTGGGTCACCCAGGAGGTGAAGCAGCAGCTTGCGCAGCAGCATATTAAAGCAGAGCGTTTGCTGGTGACCCCTACGGCGTTTAACACTTTGCAGTGGCGGGTTGTGGCGATCACCGCAGAAGAATATCAGGAAGGATTCTGGTCGCTGTTAAGTCAGGATAAGCCGCTGGTGCTGACTGCCCATGATAATGGCCGCGCACTCTATCAACAGTTCAGGGATAACTGGTACGTTCAGCGCATGGCCTGGTTCAGCGGTGGGTTTTATGCGATGAAGCGCGTGGGAGATCATATCACTATCACCGACCTGCGGATGGGCGAAGAGCCGGACTACAACTTTACCTTTGATTTAGGCCCTGAGCCGCTTAAGAACGGGCCATACAAGCCGGAGCGCTTACCGGTTCAGCGCCTGCCGCTCGGGCAGGCGCTACATAAGCTGTGGTCAAGATTTTAA
- the cycA gene encoding D-serine/D-alanine/glycine transporter, with protein MVDQLKEAVASEEEPDTLRRNLHNRHIQLIAIGGAIGTGLFMGSGKTISLAGPSIIFVYMIIGFMLFFVMRAMGELLLSNLEYKSFSDFAADLLGPWAGYFTGWTYWFCWVVTGIADVVAISSYFQLWFPDFSIWMSALLCIVVFLSLNIATVKLFGEMEFWFAIIKIVAIVALIATGIVLVAMHYPSPGGGTASLSNIWDHGGMFPKGLSGFFAGFQIAVFAFVGIELVGTAAAETHDPKTVLPRAINAIPLRIIMFYVLSLMVIMAVTPWDQVVADRSPFVEMFMLIGLPAAASIVNFVVLTSAASSANSGIFSTSRMLYGLAQQGVAHRRFGMLSRRAVPTTGLFFSCLCLLGGVALIYLIPNVMTVFTLVTTVSAILFMFVWTIILCSYLAYRKKHPERHAASSYKMPLGKLMCWVCMAFFAFVLVLLTLEEDTRQALMVTPLWFIMLAVGWFLRKRKAG; from the coding sequence ATGGTTGATCAATTAAAAGAGGCTGTCGCCTCAGAAGAAGAACCGGACACCCTCCGGCGTAATCTGCATAATCGTCATATTCAGCTTATCGCTATTGGCGGTGCAATCGGTACCGGCCTGTTTATGGGCTCGGGGAAAACCATCAGCCTTGCCGGGCCGTCGATCATATTCGTATACATGATCATCGGTTTTATGCTGTTCTTCGTCATGCGCGCGATGGGTGAGCTGCTGCTCTCCAATCTTGAGTACAAATCGTTTAGCGATTTCGCCGCCGACCTGCTCGGCCCCTGGGCAGGCTATTTTACCGGCTGGACTTACTGGTTCTGCTGGGTAGTTACCGGTATTGCTGATGTGGTGGCGATCAGTTCATATTTCCAGCTCTGGTTCCCGGATTTTTCGATCTGGATGAGCGCCCTGCTCTGTATCGTTGTGTTCCTGTCGCTTAATATCGCTACAGTTAAACTTTTCGGCGAGATGGAGTTTTGGTTCGCGATTATTAAAATCGTCGCCATTGTTGCGCTTATTGCTACGGGCATCGTGCTGGTGGCCATGCACTATCCGTCACCGGGTGGCGGTACTGCCTCACTGAGCAATATCTGGGATCACGGCGGTATGTTCCCTAAAGGGTTAAGCGGCTTCTTCGCTGGCTTCCAGATTGCGGTGTTTGCTTTTGTTGGCATTGAGCTGGTGGGAACCGCCGCAGCGGAAACCCATGACCCGAAAACTGTTCTGCCGCGTGCAATTAACGCCATCCCGTTACGTATTATTATGTTCTACGTGCTGTCGCTGATGGTGATTATGGCGGTCACGCCGTGGGATCAGGTGGTAGCCGATCGCAGCCCGTTTGTTGAAATGTTTATGCTGATTGGCCTGCCGGCAGCGGCGAGCATCGTCAACTTTGTGGTGCTGACCTCGGCGGCCTCGTCAGCAAACAGCGGCATCTTCTCCACCAGCCGTATGCTGTACGGTCTGGCGCAGCAGGGTGTGGCGCATCGCCGCTTTGGTATGCTCTCACGCCGGGCAGTGCCGACTACTGGCCTGTTCTTCTCCTGCCTGTGTCTGCTGGGAGGCGTGGCGCTGATCTATCTGATCCCGAATGTGATGACGGTATTTACGCTGGTCACTACGGTCTCTGCCATTCTGTTTATGTTTGTCTGGACGATTATCCTCTGCTCCTACCTGGCCTACCGCAAGAAGCATCCGGAACGCCATGCAGCCTCCAGCTATAAAATGCCGCTTGGCAAGTTGATGTGCTGGGTGTGTATGGCCTTCTTTGCTTTTGTGCTGGTGCTGTTGACCCTGGAAGAGGATACCCGTCAGGCGCTGATGGTAACGCCGCTCTGGTTTATCATGCTGGCGGTAGGATGGTTCCTGCGTAAACGTAAAGCTGGATAA
- a CDS encoding Hcp family type VI secretion system effector → MPTPAYISITGKTQGNITAGAFTAESVGNIYVQGHEDQMMVQEFEHIVTVPTDPQSGQPSGQRAHKPFRFTVAFNKAVPLLYNALASGEMLTEVELKWYRTSIEGKQEHFFTTKLEDATIVDIDCRMPHCQDMTKTEFTQLVRVSLAYRKINWEHTTAGTSGADDWRAPIEA, encoded by the coding sequence ATGCCAACTCCAGCTTATATTTCAATCACCGGGAAAACTCAGGGTAATATTACCGCTGGTGCCTTTACGGCCGAATCAGTAGGTAACATTTATGTTCAGGGACACGAAGACCAGATGATGGTTCAGGAATTCGAACATATTGTTACTGTACCTACCGATCCTCAGTCAGGCCAGCCATCTGGTCAGCGCGCACATAAACCTTTCCGCTTTACGGTCGCGTTTAACAAGGCGGTACCTTTACTCTATAACGCTCTGGCTTCAGGTGAAATGTTGACGGAAGTAGAACTGAAGTGGTATCGCACCTCAATTGAAGGTAAGCAGGAACACTTTTTCACCACTAAGCTGGAAGATGCCACTATTGTTGATATCGACTGCAGAATGCCACACTGTCAGGATATGACCAAGACTGAGTTTACACAGTTGGTTCGCGTATCACTGGCCTACCGTAAAATTAACTGGGAACATACCACGGCTGGCACTTCTGGTGCAGATGACTGGCGTGCTCCAATCGAAGCCTGA